The Candidatus Zixiibacteriota bacterium genome has a window encoding:
- a CDS encoding S8 family serine peptidase translates to MRLPALAILLSTGLLAFNAPAHAGQLDPDLAEVILNAPADSLISVWIETVTSHDAKDLKRSVASRAATPAEQHAIAWNELKHAAREQDGLVEHLNTLKARGRAERVKGHWIVNVVEAEIAADQFALLAKRNEIVNIYLKPTIALVEPLSEVEPAPQSPDSAMSNLQHIRAREAWAAGYTGAGRLICSFDTGVNGLHPALYSRWKGHDGDSAAAWFDPVMDQPFPHYFSYSPAHGTHTMGIMVGADPTTFDTVGVAPGAKWISAAVIDIPGASILDAFEWAADPDGNPNTVADVPDVINHSWGYTYISCLDIFYDAVDNTEAMGIVNIFSAGNVGPNQMTIVSPADRALDSIDCFAVGNLNHAIDQLAGNSSRGPSPCDALAIKPNVVAPGTSIRSCWYNYTTTRYNTMSGTSQAAPHVSGLVALLRQKNPNATVDEIKTAILTTTRRVIAWGGMPNNLYGWGEIDCLAALNALSSANPTSHLRVYDFDHAPILPGDTVRGAVLLQNLGALATSVTARLLATNSALTILDPNLTFGNIAQGSIVRSTDSLTVVVADTVTDGTLLSADFQIQRGAVNDTVLLHFITGDPPDKMLATHSGSRIRFTLSDFGAYGFGPMTYPFFPLPEGVGFTFDGLSNDLFEGGLMIGTGYSKVSSGVHSYLFEPDMDFKVAPSGQIQYLAPGPIAPQQTWAMFNDSNAKRPLGVLVTQESFLYDTPNDDFVILRYILKNVSGATLSNLHVGLFMDWDLSPNVNSNAGAYEPVGEFVWQAYYNGSTYSRYRGIKLLVGPQSAAGVIDFDVYRHWPPITEPQVGDGYSTDEKFGTMVSGFLYADINRTERDDCFSIVAAGPMTLANDQVDTVTFAVLAGTALEDVRDAALRAEALVTDVDDDPGDPTLPREFVLHQNYPNPFNPSTTISFDLPRRSRYRLEILNVLGQTLYEVESEAPAGRHDLAWDGAGYATGAYFYRLTVSKRSWTRKMMLLK, encoded by the coding sequence ATGAGACTTCCCGCCCTGGCGATTTTGTTATCGACTGGCCTGCTTGCTTTCAATGCCCCCGCGCATGCCGGGCAACTGGACCCTGATTTGGCCGAGGTCATCCTTAATGCTCCCGCAGACTCGCTGATCAGTGTCTGGATCGAAACGGTGACCTCTCATGACGCCAAAGACCTGAAACGATCTGTCGCCTCTCGGGCGGCCACGCCCGCCGAGCAGCACGCGATCGCCTGGAATGAGTTGAAACATGCCGCCCGCGAGCAGGACGGCCTGGTAGAACATCTCAATACGCTCAAGGCACGTGGCCGGGCGGAGCGCGTGAAAGGGCACTGGATTGTCAACGTTGTCGAGGCTGAGATAGCCGCCGATCAGTTTGCTCTACTGGCAAAGCGAAATGAGATAGTCAATATCTATTTGAAACCTACAATCGCCCTGGTCGAACCACTGAGCGAGGTGGAGCCTGCCCCGCAATCGCCGGACAGCGCCATGTCCAACCTTCAGCACATACGAGCCCGTGAGGCCTGGGCCGCGGGCTACACCGGCGCGGGTCGACTGATATGCAGTTTCGATACGGGTGTGAACGGACTGCACCCGGCTTTGTACAGCCGGTGGAAAGGGCACGACGGTGACTCGGCGGCCGCCTGGTTCGACCCGGTCATGGATCAGCCATTTCCCCACTACTTCTCCTACAGCCCGGCCCACGGCACCCACACCATGGGGATCATGGTCGGAGCCGACCCGACTACATTTGACACTGTCGGGGTGGCCCCCGGGGCGAAGTGGATTTCGGCGGCGGTTATCGATATTCCCGGCGCGTCTATTCTCGACGCTTTCGAGTGGGCGGCCGACCCCGACGGCAACCCGAACACGGTAGCCGATGTGCCGGATGTCATTAATCACAGTTGGGGTTACACGTACATTTCATGCCTGGACATTTTTTACGACGCTGTCGACAACACCGAAGCGATGGGCATTGTCAACATCTTCTCGGCCGGAAATGTCGGACCGAACCAGATGACTATTGTAAGCCCGGCCGACCGGGCGCTTGACTCGATCGATTGTTTCGCGGTGGGTAATCTCAATCATGCTATCGATCAGCTCGCCGGTAATTCGTCACGAGGGCCGTCGCCCTGCGACGCCCTTGCTATCAAGCCGAACGTAGTCGCCCCAGGGACCAGTATAAGATCGTGCTGGTACAACTATACCACCACGCGATATAACACGATGAGCGGTACGTCGCAGGCGGCGCCGCATGTCTCCGGTCTGGTGGCGCTGCTGAGGCAGAAGAACCCAAATGCCACGGTTGACGAGATCAAGACGGCAATACTAACCACCACCCGCAGGGTGATCGCCTGGGGTGGTATGCCCAATAACCTGTATGGCTGGGGCGAGATTGACTGCCTCGCGGCACTGAACGCGCTGTCCTCGGCCAATCCGACATCCCACCTGCGCGTCTATGATTTCGATCATGCGCCGATTCTGCCGGGTGATACTGTCCGTGGTGCGGTCCTTCTGCAGAACTTGGGAGCGCTCGCCACCAGTGTGACTGCGCGGCTTTTGGCGACCAACAGCGCCCTGACGATACTGGATCCAAATCTAACATTCGGTAATATCGCCCAGGGGAGTATTGTGCGGTCGACCGATTCGCTAACGGTAGTTGTCGCGGATACGGTCACCGACGGCACCCTTTTGTCGGCGGACTTCCAGATCCAGCGCGGGGCGGTGAATGATACCGTGCTGCTACACTTCATCACAGGCGATCCACCCGATAAGATGCTTGCCACCCACAGCGGCAGTCGCATACGCTTCACGCTCTCGGATTTCGGCGCCTATGGGTTCGGGCCAATGACCTATCCTTTCTTCCCTCTACCCGAGGGAGTCGGATTCACGTTCGACGGTCTGAGCAATGATCTTTTCGAGGGCGGGCTGATGATCGGCACCGGTTACTCCAAGGTCTCCAGCGGCGTTCATTCGTACTTGTTCGAACCGGACATGGATTTCAAAGTCGCGCCGAGCGGGCAGATCCAATATCTCGCCCCCGGACCAATCGCCCCCCAGCAGACCTGGGCGATGTTCAACGACAGCAATGCCAAGCGCCCGCTGGGAGTACTGGTCACTCAGGAGTCCTTTCTGTACGATACGCCGAATGACGATTTTGTCATACTCCGGTATATCCTGAAGAATGTCTCCGGGGCGACGCTTTCGAACTTGCATGTTGGCCTTTTCATGGATTGGGATTTATCGCCTAATGTCAACTCCAATGCGGGAGCGTACGAGCCTGTCGGCGAGTTTGTGTGGCAGGCGTACTACAACGGATCGACATACTCACGCTACCGGGGAATAAAACTCCTTGTTGGACCGCAGTCGGCGGCCGGTGTAATCGATTTCGATGTGTATCGCCACTGGCCGCCAATCACTGAGCCGCAAGTCGGCGACGGGTATTCTACGGATGAGAAGTTCGGTACGATGGTCAGCGGTTTTCTATATGCCGACATCAACAGAACCGAGCGTGATGACTGCTTCTCGATCGTCGCCGCCGGTCCAATGACACTAGCGAACGATCAGGTCGACACCGTCACTTTCGCCGTCCTGGCCGGCACCGCACTGGAGGATGTTCGCGACGCCGCCCTGCGAGCTGAAGCACTCGTGACCGATGTCGACGATGACCCTGGAGATCCGACCCTGCCGCGGGAGTTTGTCCTCCACCAGAATTACCCCAACCCGTTTAATCCGTCGACTACGATCAGTTTCGACCTGCCGCGCCGCAGCCGCTACCGTCTGGAAATACTGAACGTGCTCGGCCAGACCTTGTACGAGGTTGAATCCGAGGCGCCCGCCGGCCGCCATGATCTCGCCTGGGATGGCGCAGGGTATGCAACGGGAGCATATTTCTATCGCCTCACGGTCAGTAAACGCTCATGGACGCGCAAGATGATGCTGTTGAAGTAA